A single region of the Mycoplasma mycoides subsp. mycoides SC str. PG1 genome encodes:
- a CDS encoding YneF family protein, with amino-acid sequence MLLTTTFSSGALAAMLIGVIIAAIIIGLILGFVITRYMVKKQLKDNPPITEKQIRAMYMSMGRKPSEADIKKTMNAIKRAK; translated from the coding sequence ATGTTATTAACAACAACTTTTTCATCAGGTGCTTTAGCTGCAATGCTAATTGGTGTGATTATTGCAGCAATTATTATTGGGTTAATTTTAGGATTTGTAATTACTAGATATATGGTTAAAAAACAATTAAAAGATAATCCACCAATTACTGAAAAACAAATTAGAGCTATGTATATGAGTATGGGAAGAAAACCATCAGAAGCTGATATTAAAAAAACTATGAATGCTATTAAAAGAGCAAAATAA
- a CDS encoding variable surface lipoprotein: MKKINKIIISLSSIISISSMPLITASCSNKNRINESITNNTTPQTQDNHNQENKNKKEEEDPKDLLNQLEEIQKDYEEAKKGNEELIKKSDYFDDLKQWFENIVPGSNHKWNYYLDFKNKVKNDGKIGSFEYVKDFIKKYKTLIKKSLQKKQEILE, translated from the coding sequence ATGAAAAAAATAAATAAAATAATTATTTCTTTATCTTCAATAATTTCAATTTCTTCAATGCCATTAATAACTGCATCATGTTCAAACAAGAATCGAATAAATGAAAGCATAACTAATAATACTACCCCACAAACTCAAGATAATCACAACCAAGAAAATAAGAATAAAAAAGAAGAAGAAGACCCTAAAGACTTATTAAACCAACTTGAAGAAATCCAAAAAGATTATGAAGAAGCAAAAAAAGGAAATGAAGAATTAATAAAAAAATCAGACTACTTTGATGATTTAAAACAATGATTTGAAAATATTGTTCCTGGCTCAAACCATAAGTGGAACTATTACTTAGATTTTAAGAACAAAGTAAAAAATGATGGTAAAATAGGTTCATTTGAATACGTTAAGGATTTTATAAAAAAATACAAAACATTAATAAAGAAGAGTTTGCAAAAAAAACAAGAAATCTTAGAATAA
- a CDS encoding DNA recombination protein RmuC, with protein MNLTIILIILISILTIVCISILFYLIKTKNNDSKIDLTSLNNKFDTNKELITKEIEKDTEITKTNLINLKETVNKQKEDLTKSLDKLEENIKKFNEITNNINTIDKKVDTSVKNINELSLIFKNSKTRGNLGEFTLEWILSNVLGEKTDNGIWQTQYKYKNSNVIVDAIIKTQINDKKIAIDSKFPLTKANVLISENTDNYLYKQAEDEFKKTIKNMIKELNNKYISNSENVSSVIMFIPSEAIFELIWSKFTDIFSEAIKNKIWICSPTTLPAVLYSQQISIKEYKISKNINEIQKLIKTITDDVKRLLDRNEKMSKIYEKYKTETEEVFKEFQTSANKIDKNYSKLEAINIDDN; from the coding sequence ATGAATTTAACTATCATTTTAATAATTTTAATAAGTATATTAACTATTGTTTGTATTAGTATTTTATTTTATTTAATTAAAACTAAAAATAATGATTCTAAAATAGATCTAACTAGTTTAAACAATAAATTTGATACTAATAAAGAATTGATTACTAAAGAAATAGAAAAAGATACTGAAATTACTAAAACTAATCTAATTAATTTAAAAGAAACAGTTAACAAACAAAAAGAAGATCTAACAAAATCATTAGATAAACTAGAAGAAAATATTAAAAAATTTAATGAAATTACTAATAATATAAATACAATTGATAAAAAAGTAGATACATCAGTTAAAAATATTAATGAACTATCTTTAATTTTTAAAAATAGTAAAACTAGAGGAAATTTAGGTGAGTTTACTTTAGAATGAATTTTAAGTAATGTTTTAGGTGAAAAAACAGATAATGGAATTTGACAAACTCAATATAAATATAAAAACTCTAATGTAATAGTTGATGCTATTATTAAAACACAAATTAATGATAAAAAGATTGCAATTGATTCTAAGTTTCCTTTAACAAAAGCAAATGTTTTAATTTCAGAAAATACTGATAATTATTTATATAAACAAGCTGAAGATGAATTTAAAAAAACAATTAAAAATATGATTAAAGAATTAAATAATAAATATATTTCTAATTCTGAAAATGTTTCTAGTGTAATTATGTTCATACCTTCTGAAGCTATATTTGAACTAATTTGATCTAAATTCACTGATATTTTCAGTGAAGCTATTAAAAATAAAATTTGAATTTGTTCACCAACTACTTTACCAGCTGTTTTGTATTCTCAACAAATTAGTATTAAAGAATATAAGATTAGTAAAAATATTAATGAAATTCAAAAACTGATTAAAACAATAACTGATGATGTTAAAAGACTATTAGATAGAAATGAAAAAATGTCTAAGATTTATGAAAAATATAAAACAGAAACAGAAGAAGTTTTTAAAGAATTTCAAACTTCAGCAAATAAAATTGATAAAAACTATTCTAAACTAGAAGCAATAAACATTGATGATAACTAA
- a CDS encoding alpha/beta fold hydrolase — translation MSIIYDYEFVFKNNNNDKQNIVFCHGFNSKLTSLNGFSNYWTKSNYYALQFPGSNIIKPIKNHQISVEQFSDLLIEFVKQNNLKNVILIGKSLGAGVISLAYLKQPLLFKKLILITPINQTQLSLEFWKKDYVFINSFNDYLTKFVPYIYYNYNNSNWVNNAKSKFNLNYYTNKYILQLAKGLTDINLHNKITKAYQSINIPTLVVLAKNDRIIDCDDSLNFFNKTIKNVKTVVINNASHMVYKDQSEKLNQIIDDFITNN, via the coding sequence ATGTCAATTATTTATGATTATGAGTTTGTCTTTAAAAATAATAATAATGATAAGCAAAATATAGTTTTTTGTCACGGATTTAATTCTAAACTAACTAGTTTAAATGGATTTAGTAATTATTGAACAAAATCAAATTATTATGCCTTACAATTTCCAGGTTCAAATATAATAAAACCAATTAAAAATCATCAAATTAGTGTTGAACAATTTTCAGACTTATTAATTGAATTTGTTAAACAAAATAATTTAAAAAATGTAATTCTAATTGGTAAATCACTAGGAGCTGGTGTTATTAGTTTAGCTTATTTAAAACAACCTTTATTGTTTAAAAAACTAATTTTAATTACTCCAATTAATCAAACTCAATTAAGTTTAGAATTTTGAAAAAAAGACTATGTATTTATTAATTCATTTAACGATTATTTAACTAAATTTGTTCCATATATTTACTATAATTATAATAATTCAAATTGAGTTAATAATGCTAAGTCAAAGTTTAACTTAAACTATTATACTAATAAATATATACTTCAATTAGCAAAAGGTTTAACTGATATAAACTTACATAATAAAATCACAAAAGCATATCAATCTATTAATATTCCAACTTTAGTAGTTTTAGCAAAAAATGATAGAATTATTGATTGTGATGATTCATTAAATTTTTTTAATAAAACTATTAAAAATGTCAAAACAGTAGTTATTAACAATGCTTCTCATATGGTTTATAAAGATCAATCTGAAAAACTAAATCAAATAATTGATGATTTTATAACTAATAATTAG
- a CDS encoding SNF2-related protein: MAIIDQLFDWQKELIIKNKHKNQLGLFLDMGSGKTILSLGFCEINQVDAIIVIASRSKTLETIEQNASFTNYLQNDLNFKVYLKTDLKNADFKNNQKEAIIINYHSFLLNINKENFFNYLAKFISVHKNQKIAIIIDESQNIKNSRALISISIKNFVDLVKKLAFKTYLYLLSGTPQTTGAIDMFNQLRFLGLKMTRYQFEDQFCIKTKFNNAYRRVYKINGYKNIKQLEQLINQFALTSKNIPPIYLPKQQFIGIKLPISSEFELFTNKKITEYDLLTFCNKNNIKSNYKPNELNLIKNPYYKNLSYPDDKWIAGDDATFWLRTRQIPIGFQGNSKDYYWFDYSRLNKLEQLLTDKIDNYIIFYNYDPEFDEIYKICKKLDYKIDIWNGNKKNITNYLEFLNLDQNNKNSSKKRVIIANYFSASTGNNWQEYDKTILFSLATYGYHIQALKRNHRIGTKNTITYYLFLQDNYLDKSMWGSIQKRQIYNTEIFIKTTKEFNKLKSQYKNLTFNF; encoded by the coding sequence ATGGCAATTATTGATCAATTATTTGACTGACAAAAAGAATTAATTATTAAAAATAAGCATAAAAATCAATTAGGATTGTTTTTAGATATGGGTAGTGGAAAAACAATTTTAAGTTTAGGTTTTTGTGAAATTAATCAAGTTGATGCAATTATTGTAATTGCTAGTAGAAGTAAAACTTTAGAAACTATTGAACAAAATGCTAGTTTTACAAATTACTTACAAAATGATTTAAATTTCAAAGTTTATTTAAAAACTGATTTAAAAAATGCTGATTTTAAAAACAATCAAAAAGAAGCAATTATTATTAATTATCATTCTTTTTTATTAAATATTAATAAAGAAAACTTTTTTAATTATTTAGCTAAATTTATTAGTGTACATAAAAATCAAAAAATCGCAATCATTATTGATGAAAGTCAAAATATTAAAAACTCAAGAGCTTTAATTTCAATTAGTATTAAAAACTTTGTTGATTTAGTTAAAAAACTAGCTTTTAAAACTTATTTATACTTATTAAGTGGTACTCCTCAAACAACTGGAGCTATTGATATGTTTAATCAATTAAGATTTTTAGGTTTAAAAATGACTAGATATCAATTTGAAGATCAGTTTTGTATTAAAACTAAATTTAATAATGCTTATAGAAGAGTTTATAAAATTAATGGTTATAAAAATATAAAACAATTAGAACAATTAATTAATCAATTTGCTTTAACTAGTAAAAATATCCCACCAATTTATTTACCAAAACAACAATTTATTGGTATTAAACTACCAATTAGTAGTGAATTTGAACTCTTTACAAATAAAAAAATAACAGAATATGATTTATTAACTTTTTGTAATAAAAATAACATTAAATCAAATTACAAACCAAATGAATTAAATCTTATTAAAAACCCATATTATAAAAATTTAAGTTATCCTGATGATAAATGAATAGCTGGTGATGATGCTACTTTTTGATTAAGAACTAGACAAATTCCAATTGGATTTCAAGGAAATAGTAAAGATTATTATTGATTTGATTATTCAAGATTAAATAAATTAGAACAACTATTAACTGATAAAATTGATAATTATATTATTTTTTATAACTATGATCCTGAGTTTGATGAAATTTATAAAATTTGTAAAAAACTAGATTATAAAATTGATATTTGAAATGGTAATAAAAAAAATATTACTAATTATTTAGAATTTTTAAATTTAGATCAAAATAATAAAAATAGTAGTAAAAAACGTGTGATTATTGCAAATTATTTTTCAGCAAGTACAGGAAATAATTGACAAGAATATGATAAGACTATTTTATTTTCTTTAGCAACTTATGGTTATCATATTCAAGCTTTAAAAAGAAATCACCGTATTGGAACAAAAAACACAATTACTTATTATTTGTTTTTACAAGATAATTATTTAGATAAATCAATGTGAGGCTCAATACAAAAACGACAAATTTATAATACAGAAATTTTTATTAAAACTACTAAAGAGTTTAATAAATTAAAATCTCAATATAAGAACCTAACTTTTAATTTTTAA
- a CDS encoding IS1634-like element IS1634 family transposase yields MSIGVPRPDNKGFVYRLGYGYLHELKQYHDDPLAIIKAIIANFPLSWTKEQARTKLDEIFKEKKETKKEVLERFKGYEVVEKLFDYFNIFNDCSPTKSTTLKDVVLQLIYQRIKNPISVFNTYKTAKKEKIDTHSKNSFYRSLDYIAKNKDEILRNLNAKICANTNRKIDVLWFDATTTYFETFSREGYKKPGYSKDGKFKEDQIVIGVATDENGIPLHYKIFPGNVADPNTLIPFMLEIADIYEVNSVTIIADKGMSVNRNIRFLESKNWKYIISYRMKAGSKQFKEYILDEKDYINDGGLIYKTRDIASSYNKKRINGHFRRQIISFSQKRATKDKNDIDILIQNFTKKMNKDNLVSCDDLAGSKKYRFFKPINKDAFYELDIEKIQEDQKYDGYYVYETNRTDLSVKEVINLYSKQWQIESNFKTLKGKLSLRPMYLSTWNHIVGYICLCFISLVFLNYIIYILNSKLGLTGKSKITEHKVINVIKEVKEIEVFVNKQKIETIQVYNDELQESWQTYQILLELLTKEKVT; encoded by the coding sequence TTATCAATTGGAGTGCCAAGACCAGATAACAAAGGTTTTGTATATAGATTGGGATATGGATATTTGCATGAATTAAAACAATATCACGATGATCCGCTAGCAATTATCAAAGCAATTATTGCAAACTTTCCATTGTCTTGAACAAAAGAACAAGCAAGAACTAAATTAGATGAAATTTTTAAAGAGAAAAAAGAAACCAAAAAAGAAGTTTTAGAAAGGTTTAAAGGTTACGAAGTAGTTGAAAAACTATTTGATTATTTCAATATTTTTAATGATTGTTCTCCCACAAAATCGACAACATTAAAAGATGTTGTTTTACAGTTGATTTATCAAAGAATTAAAAATCCAATAAGTGTTTTTAACACTTATAAGACAGCAAAAAAAGAAAAAATAGACACTCATTCAAAAAATTCATTTTATAGATCATTAGACTATATAGCAAAAAACAAAGATGAAATTTTAAGAAATTTAAATGCAAAAATTTGTGCAAATACCAATAGAAAAATTGATGTATTATGATTTGACGCAACAACTACTTATTTTGAAACATTTTCTCGTGAAGGTTATAAAAAACCTGGTTATTCAAAAGATGGAAAATTTAAAGAAGACCAGATTGTTATAGGTGTGGCAACTGATGAAAATGGAATACCGTTACACTACAAAATATTTCCAGGAAATGTTGCTGATCCAAATACTTTAATACCATTTATGCTTGAAATTGCAGATATTTATGAAGTTAACAGTGTAACTATAATTGCTGACAAAGGAATGAGTGTTAATAGAAATATTAGATTTTTAGAATCTAAGAATTGAAAATACATAATCTCATACAGAATGAAAGCTGGAAGCAAACAATTTAAAGAGTATATATTAGATGAAAAAGATTATATAAATGATGGTGGTTTGATATACAAAACTCGTGATATTGCATCTTCATACAATAAAAAAAGAATTAATGGACATTTTAGAAGACAAATAATTAGTTTTAGTCAAAAACGAGCAACTAAAGACAAAAACGATATAGACATTTTAATTCAAAATTTCACTAAGAAAATGAATAAAGATAATCTTGTTTCTTGTGATGATTTAGCGGGATCTAAAAAATATAGATTCTTTAAACCTATAAACAAAGATGCATTTTATGAACTTGACATAGAAAAAATACAAGAAGATCAAAAATATGATGGATACTATGTTTATGAAACAAATAGAACAGATTTATCAGTAAAAGAAGTTATTAATTTATATTCAAAACAATGACAAATTGAGTCTAATTTCAAGACATTAAAAGGTAAATTATCTCTTCGTCCAATGTATTTATCAACTTGAAACCATATTGTTGGTTACATTTGTTTATGTTTCATTTCATTAGTGTTTTTAAACTACATCATCTACATTCTAAATTCAAAATTAGGACTGACTGGAAAAAGCAAAATCACTGAGCATAAAGTGATTAATGTTATCAAAGAAGTTAAAGAAATTGAAGTATTTGTAAATAAACAAAAAATCGAAACTATACAAGTGTATAATGATGAGTTACAAGAAAGTTGGCAAACTTATCAAATATTATTAGAGCTTTTAACAAAAGAAAAAGTCACTTAG